The genomic stretch AACGGCATCCAGATCGGCGTTGCGCCCAGTGTTGCGATTGATGATGATGCTTACGGGACAGGGATCAGCTGTTCGCTGGCAGTGCCGCTGCTGCGGGGATTTGGCAGAGATGTTAACCTGAATACGGTGTTAGCGCGGGAATACAGCTTGGCATCCTCCTCTCGCAGGCTGCACCGCTCTCAAATCAACACCGTGCTGGAGACCGTGCAGGCAGTCTATGCCCTGATACGTGCCCAATATCTCGTCCAGCTCTATGCAGACCAGTTATCCCCCCTCAAAGGTCATCTGCACACCGCCCGCATCAGAGAGAAAGCGGGCATCGGGCGTTCTATGGATGGGTATCGGGCTGAACTGCGAACGAAAAAGGTTGAGGAGCAGCTGAACTCTGCCAAAAAACACGCTGCCGAGACAGCTGACCGTCTCAAAGATCTTCTTGCCTTGCCTTTGGACAGCCCTATCGCAGTGCAGGCCCCTTTGGACTATACCCTAATCAAGATCAAGCTGAACGAGGCTGTGCAGATTGCCCTGCAACACCGGATTGAGATCACTCAAGGCCGGGCTGATATTACCGAGGCCCTACGCAAGGAAAAGGTGGCAAAACAGAACACTCTGCCAGAACTCAAGCTCAAACTGGGCTACACCCGTCAAGGTGAAACAGAGGAGTTTGAAAATTTTCTGCTCCCGGACCAAGATATCTGGTCCGTGGCCCTGACAAGCAGCACCGACTGGACACGCTCTGCGGAAAAGGCAGCCTTGGCCAACAGCCGCCTGACTGTTGATCGCAATCGCCTGAATATGGAATCCTCCCGAGAAAAAATTATTCGGGAGGTGCGCACCGTGCTCAATACCCTCAATGCCTCTAAGGAGCGTATCGCCCTACGCCGGGAACAAATCCACCAGGCCACAGGAAAACAGCGTTTGGCAACAATTAAATTTCAGTATAATGAGGCGGATAATTTTGATCTGCTTGAGGCGGAGGCCCAGCTTGAACAGGCTAGGATTGACCTGATGACCGATGAAATCCGTTACATCACGGACGGCTATCGATTTCGCGCG from Candidatus Electrothrix communis encodes the following:
- a CDS encoding TolC family protein; the protein is MQNPSFIHRLSHSSSHRTRNLCVLMVFSAMFFFPTARALPTFAAETTPKQLTLEEAITRALRHNRQLRSSALDQSSRQLYLDAARDRFSVQIAPLSSINYSSSASEESDEEQLVWRVGGKISKKFQNGIQIGVAPSVAIDDDAYGTGISCSLAVPLLRGFGRDVNLNTVLAREYSLASSSRRLHRSQINTVLETVQAVYALIRAQYLVQLYADQLSPLKGHLHTARIREKAGIGRSMDGYRAELRTKKVEEQLNSAKKHAAETADRLKDLLALPLDSPIAVQAPLDYTLIKIKLNEAVQIALQHRIEITQGRADITEALRKEKVAKQNTLPELKLKLGYTRQGETEEFENFLLPDQDIWSVALTSSTDWTRSAEKAALANSRLTVDRNRLNMESSREKIIREVRTVLNTLNASKERIALRREQIHQATGKQRLATIKFQYNEADNFDLLEAEAQLEQARIDLMTDEIRYITDGYRFRAAMGTLIAFPASGKKSSDTP